The following nucleotide sequence is from Zea mays cultivar B73 chromosome 1, Zm-B73-REFERENCE-NAM-5.0, whole genome shotgun sequence.
TATCAAACTACCAGCCTACAGCTTTGGGTATGAAAGAATATGAACAATTTAGTGATGTTGAATAACATTGAGCAGAATAGACACTTACTGCCCGAATGTTGACTCTTAAAGATGATGCCGGTCCAGAGCGAAGTAATGATCTGCTCTCGTCATACCTTGGTTTCTCAAATTCTAAGGATTTCTCTGCAATGAACCATATATGGAAGGATCTCTCATGGACCGCTAAAAAATTGACAGCCATATTAAAAAAAACAACAAAGGCAGAAACATTAAAACAAATGTACTTCCACTTCTAGTTAGCTATGGACGCCATGAGAGGCAGGCAGATGCTATGAATGCCAAATTGAAGTATTAATTAATGGTAATTGGGACTCTTAAGGATAAACACAATTCATACTTGCTGATGATGGTGCAAAAGATTATACACTTTATTTTGCATCAGCTCAAGGTTGCTGAGGCGACAGATAAGTTGATACCGTGGGATACTGATCATCCTACTCGTGCATTACCTAGATCAACGAATTGGTCAATGGTCAGCAGGACAGCCGGAACGTAGGTCTCCAAAGGCTCCAGCTTCTTCCTGACAGTAGCAGTTCAGGGACAACAAGCAACAAGAGGCAATAAGGTGTTATGTAGATCAAATGCCACAACCTGCAACAATCCAATTCGAAATATTTTTCCGGAGGAAAGAGCAGGACAGAGCTTAGTACCTCTTGACGTACTTGTCAAATGGACTGGCCGCGTCTGCCCCTGCAGCAATTGGGAGTTTGGGGCGCAGTAAATCAGCCACAGACACAAGCGGACATGACGAACGGCGGAGTAGCAAACGAGTCGATGTGTGGATACGTAGAAGAGTACAGCAAAGTAGCACTTACGGCCGACGGTAGTGGCAAGCCAGGCGGCGACGCCGGCTAGGGAGACGGCGCGGCGACCGACGCCGTAGGAACGGGGcggagcggcggcggcgacgattACTTGGGAGCACCGGCGGTGGCGCGGTCGAGGCGGAGACGGGAAGATGTGAGCCCCGCCGGAGGTGGTGGGGAGGGGCGAGGACGACATATTCGGAGTTGGAGACAGAGACGGGGCAGCGGCAGCCGGCAGGGAAGGAGCGGGACTGCGGTTCTTCTCTCTTGGTGGGTGGCTACCGCTGCAGTGCTGCTAACCTGCAACTGCAAGGCGAGTAGGCGATGCTAGGCGGCGGGCAGCGGCCGTGGTGGGCCGGGCCCTTTCGGCCACACGATTGGAAGTCGCCTACGTGGGCTCGTTGTTGCCATTAGACTTTGTTCAGCAGTGCCCGCTCCGCTGCCATTGTAGCTGGGCAGGGGGCCAAAAACGTTGCAGCCCTCTTCAGCCTCCCCTGCGTACGGTTGAAGGGGAGGGCACAGGCGAGCGCCAGATGTGTGGGTGCACTAGCCGCACCCCTTTTCTCGGCATCAGTGCTTTGTAGTGTATGTTAGTATTGAAAAAATGATAATAGTAGAgtgtgaatatatatatatatatatatatatatatatatatatatatatatatatatatatatatatatatatataatgagtCATGTGCTTCCAATAACCAGAGAAAGTCCAGGTTAAACggcggtcgagccggaccagattcagacgtctataaaagaaaacCCGGAGTCCTAGTGTTCAATTTTTCACATCCCatcccgattcattagcgacgacgcgtgcgacgacggcggttgcccgagagcgcgcgcggcggtggacccccaGTCGGTTGCTGCGGTGGTCGTGGCTCCCTGAcatcgacgcgcggtggcggcggttcctcgatccggagtagtggtGGTGGTTCCCAGGTTGGTGGTggcggctccccgatccagagggcgcgaCGGCGggacccttgtgcgggcaagtggCGGCGTCCCCGAGACCCCGAGGCGGAGGCACTTCCAAAGCCGGCGAGCAAGCGGCGCCCTTCGACGTGCGAGTAGTGACGGCGACGCGCGAGGCACGATTCGAGCGGTGTCACGGAAAGCGCGAGGTGCACGCAGCGATGATCGCGTATGACCCCGATCTGGCGCAGTTCGGGTGGTCCGAGTGACGACCTACATCTGTCCTTGTGTCGTCGACGACGTCCTTCTGCGACTAAGTCCTCCGATTCGtattttcttttcgattattgtgttttatgcctaccatatgtattatttacgctaaaaactgtacgatttaATGCTTGAACAtaaagttcgtatatcagtttacagcatgcatattttttgcatgcacattggaaagacaattttttgatttatgatgttcgtaattaccataaaaaatcaaatcatTTATGTTAGTAAATGCCAGATTTGTACGTCTGTCATAAAACTATCCCTAATTCCCGCATGTTCGTAATTatcataaaaaatcaaatcaaatcactTATGTTTGTAAATGCCAGATTTTACGTCTGCCATAAAATTGTCCCTAATTTCCGCTCGCGTTCTTAGTTGCACCGATATTATGTATTTTtatcaattatgctacacggtgtaagTATTTATGCGACATTGTATAATAATTTATGCTCTATGTGACTCATGCCATCCAATTTTTTGCGCTCGTTAACTGGAAAAGAAAATATAATCCAAAATTTAcgtgcatgcaatggaaactcacacgatttgccataatttttggatctgtagaaaAATAGACACCGCATGCATGTGACTGCCATATTTTTTGGATCTGCCAAAAAAATAAGATCGTAATAATAACCtattagagctatcaacctctcgcaTTAGCtcaatattgtcggcgtttcgaccccaggggtccctggaccaacgagtaaattgtcgccgcgtgccccagcccagatgggtcgacgcgagacggagcacgaaggggggaagaaaacaggcaaagggggaaacccgcggccttcgtgttgccctgcgcccaggtcgggtgcgcttgcagtagggggttacaagcgttcgcgtgggagagccttatgcgccggcccgttctcccgcgcggccaaccttctcgtacgagagccctggaccttccttttataggcgtaaggagagggtacaggtgtacaatggggggtgtagcagtgtgctaacgtgtctagcagagaggagctagagccctaagtacatgccgtcgtggcagtcggagaggttttggcaccctgttcatgtgatgtcgtcgcCATCAGAGGAGAGCTGGAgtcctgcggaaggacagctgtcggggctgtcgaatccttgctgacgtctccttgcttccgtcagGGGCTGAGagtcaccgtcgtcatggagcacgcggggcgccatcattatctgtttaccggggcgagccagatgggacgtcggtcttgttccccgtagcctgagttagctaggggtagggtaatgatggccccccgttacgtggtcgatccgagccctaggtcgggcgaggcggaggctcctccgaggtcgaggttgtgtccgagccctgggatcgggcgaggcggagtccgttgtcttccggagccgaggctgagtccgagccctgggtcgggcgaggcagagttcgtcgtcttccggagccgaggctgagtccgagccctggggtcgggcgaggcggagtccgtcgtcttccggagccgaggctgagtccgagccctggggtcgggcgaggcagagcttcctatggcgcccgaggctggacttagctgctgtcagcctcactctgtcgagtggcacagtagtcggagcgacggaggtggcgctgttttcttgtcaggtcggccagtggagcggtgaagtgactgcggtcacttcggctctgtcgactgaagggcgcgcgtcaggataaggtgtcaagcaatcctggcattaaatgctcctgcgatacggtcggttggcgtggcgatctggccaaggttgcttctctgcgaagactgggcctcaggcgagccgaaggtgtgtccgttgcttgagggcgccctcgggcgagacgtgaatccttcggggtcggctgcctttgcccgaggctgggctcgggcgaggcgagatcgtgtcccttgagtggactgagccttgaccttaatcgcgcccatcaggcctttgcagctttgtgctgatgggggttaccagctgagattaggagtcttgggggtacccctaattatggtccccgacagtagcccccgagccttgaagggagtgttgatactcgcttggaggcttttgtcacacttttttgcaaggggaccggcctttctcggttgcgtttcgttccggtgggtgcgcgcgagcgcacccgctgggtgtagcccccgaggcctcggaggagtggtttgactccttcgaggtcttagcccgtttcgtgatgctttagccggtctggttgttccctcatgcgaactggtcgtagcccgggtgcatagtcgagtcccaagttctcgggctggtatgttgacgccgtcaatggtttggccggagccgggtttgcgagagcagcccccgagcctctgcacagagcgagaggacggtcaaggacagactcggcttttttatacgcccctgcgtcgcctttccgcaaggaggaggggggaaagcgccatgttgccctcggagggcactgaacatggtgtctccagtgagttgctaatgggtaattcgagtggacgcccgtgccccatccgttaggggtcggctagtggcccggaggcgcgctccaaaagtacctgcgggtgattcgccggacccggtccccttttgacggggtccgagggctcgatgcctccctctggtgggattccgttacaaaatcgttcccgtcggtctcaaaaatgtcctagggtacctcgggagcgtagcccgagccttggttatgtgacgaacgtacccagggtcatccctcgctctgcgtgctctgaggcggctgtcgaacccttctggggccagcctacgaacccctgatcagtagtgggcgcgaagcccgagtggcctgaggcggccgttgaacccttccgaggggccagccttcgaacctctgaccagtagcgggcgcggagcccgagcgctctgaggcggctgttgaacccttccgaggggccagccttcgaacctatgatcagtaggggggctcggggcccgtttccttcgcgaagaaggatccctttcggagtatcccctttcccggtccctgtggcaagagagagaaagaggaagtggaaaaggatacgaaatcaaatgatgtggcacaccttttttgacgcggtcatcatggcagaggtgaagcgtcgcctgcttcgtctgccaaaggtgccgcctgtcctgccgcagagttaatgcgatgggacgagtggttcgcggggcagccgttgtgcgtgcgtgagccgttcgaggaacgggcgtctcgctttgagttttgaatctcgcggtgggttcgggcgaagtgttgaacgggtctcgcctcggCCTTTATATATTTGGGAGAGGGACTGGtgatggttctttactctgctgctcgcctcccacttaggttttcgcaacccgagggaatagccagagaaaggaaaccgctcaCCTAGTCCTCTctgccgccacctcttctgcttggtgatggccgaccgggtgaccattgtttcgccgcgcgacccgtggcctttctccaccgtcacggcggatgatctggaggcccttgttgctgatggtttgcttcgccctctctccggtgactcgcagccggagtggatggcccctccgagcggaaccgccccgtccccgccgctggggtatgtgctgagcttcgtctcctttcacgagcgggggttcggagtgccggctagacgttttatgcgggcgattctgcacgtctacagggtggagctgcacaatctcagtcccaactccatctcacaaacagccatcttcgcggcggtttgcgaaggatatttggggattgccccccattgggacctgtggacccatctcttctccgcagatctttttgcctcgtcgacgggggaaagaagagttcgcatggcggtgcgggccggtggctacatcctccagttgaggcaggcgcggtcgctgcagtacatccctgccatcctcgtgtcttcgaacaaagggtggcagcgccggtgggttTATCTCCAAAACGACGACGGGAGGCTcatgtcgttttctcaacgagtggtgaccgccgccgccgataactggcgctacgggaccccgcgcgagagacagaagaatctccagccccttttgaaggccttggaggagctgcgagaaagagggctcaccgccgcgggggtggttgccgccattcatcgccggagggtgctccccttgacggagcggcggctgccgcattgggagatgacgccgggggtcgacttggagggtttgcagatgtcctcggatccccttcccgtcgacgacctccacaggcgggtagccggcacggtagggaagttagacgccggcgccctttcctagctctcgatgcgtcccgatcgtgggtgtgtgtccctggtgagtgtccgctccttcttccttcttgtgtcagattgcccttggttctcacagtcgATACTTTTCGTCCatctccaggaggtggggtttcataagccttccctgccaccggtcccggaggacgcggtggaccgagctgcgcggagggtcgccacggagaagaggaaggagaagaaggacgcgaagaaggctcgggcccgcgagcggatgcgggctcgggacgccttggaaaggcttcgtcgtcggcaggagagggatgggctcccgagggagccgtcgccggagacgcctgatgacgacgacgacgatgaagacgatgatgaagacgacgacatggctgcccgcctcggcctcagcccggatctgaggctgggccagaggtcgtcgagccagcccccgagcaggCTGGCGCCGTCGGTGTCCGGGGCCGGGATGTCGGGGTCCCAGTCCGAAGAACGGGGGCAggtcgagggggtacttgaccccttggccgaggtagttgaggtgaccccggggagtcaggccaagCCGCCTGCTCCCCAAGAACCATTGCCCGTACCGACTGCGCAGGAgggtgatcctcgggtcgtcgtggctgcgcctgggcagtccgtccctctggtgcctcgggcgcccaggGCAAGGATGGTGCCGAGGCCGGCTGCGGGGCTGACCTCAGTGGTACCTTCGGGGATCGaggctcgagagacctccccacaggcacgattgatcatggcctagagtgggtaagtatcttaagataccttcgtcctggctcctccttcgtgtgtcctgatcctgctcttccttttgttcccagcaaacggaggcatggttcgaccggtctggctccccgaaaggtcctcaaaacggcgccggcttctgcagccagtgccgcaccgggcctcgccggccagctggcctccttacaagatgccccaaagcggggggcccaggaggcacaagttgccgtggggcgagctcccgaggccgactcctccgtcgaggcggccgtcgtgccgagggagattgctggcgcggctgcggcctcgagcccaccagacgtgtcgccggcgctggcaccggcttctgccgaggtggttgtcgttctggccgtggagccacccgtcgccgccgacgctgagatggtcgaggcgtcgctacttgatgcctcggaggaggggggcgcagaaccgcgacccgtccgGGGGAGCGGcagcctcgtccccgcgcggcgcagTCCCGACGGGCGGCGTCAGTCGCTCTGGTTCTAGACCAGTGGggcttcggatcccctcttcgttcttgacgatgagcgagaggagcagtcttgggacgggcttcgtgagtgtgccgaggcaacggtggggtcgcttcggtcgatcttggaggtcctttgcacggacgttcccaagatcttccaggtaatgatttcaagcatacctttcatgtgatcaaggcattctttatgacgccccgcttcctttcctcaggatctgacggatctgagcgccgccaagtcgtcgttcatccgtcgcgaggccgatgtctggggttcgctgcggtccctgaggaccacacttgccggggctaccgagcgcctctcccaatggagcgtcgaggtggcggaccttcggttgctctgtgtcgatctgggagcagaggcagcggcAGCACGCGCAGAGGCACAACggcagcagttggagcttggccaggtcatcggcgagcgggaccaatctcggggccgggccgccgaggctgaaagccaggctgaggctcttggagtccagttagccgaggcgtccgctcgggccggagcccttgcggcagacctagccgtggcccaagccgcatcctcggagcagcgtgcccgagccaaaggtatgtcttggccgttttaagattttgattcagcttcgttcctcaactcatgtttgaagtcttccgctttggctgtttgtagagctcgagtctgccctcgatgagtccaccaaggcacttgcccaggcggccgagcagagggaggccgaccacgcggccatgtccgaggccatctcggtcttctgccgggtctttggtttcgacgacgtcccctcgggaagctcccctcagagtcgcctgcaggccttgggtgaccacgcgcgcggcagactctgcgaggcgctgcatcacggcgtcaggcgggccttcgccgtgctcgcttcccactacgacgtggatctagagcgggtcagcgaggggtattgccttctcgatgaagatgaagctgccctggccgaagtccagaggcttgacgcggccgccgcgggcccaagcgcggtgctggcgaccaccttcgaagcagagatcctcccgcttgcgccgtcgtctgaggccgaggcggatctcgccgagggtggggatgaagccgagggcgcggctccttctccgggtgacgcctgattctgccggagcagtttattttgaatgcatatgtgtcttttgcggccaccgaggcccgaacactttgtcATCATAATATAAGGTCGTGTTTCTTTTCCTCCTATTTTgtgtatccggactcgttcgtcagtagcaggattgcttacccaagcaagagttatttttcgtggtaggcgaggagtgaggtatccgtatcccagaggcgtaggagtccctcggctcggtcggccttgctaattacatgcacccttattcgtttcttggggtcctgttactgatatagccgggagacgcgaaagtcgttttgatggaagacttttttcgaggaaaattttgacgtggagggggttccccccttctagcccccgagggagggtcgggctttgccgaggcaaggctgacccttccttgatggttagacttcatatgtaaatgaggtatatgagcggcttgaaaacatcttaagggtagaagcgacgtagctgtcagatgttccaagcgttgctgtagacctcgccttgactgttggccagcttgtacgtcccgggcttcaaaaccttggcgatgacgaacggcccttcccagggaggcgtgagcttgtgccgccctcgggcgtcttgacgcagccgaagcaccaagtcacccacctggaggtctcgggaccgaactccTCGGGCATGGTAGAGTCGCAGgggctgctgataccgcgccgagtgtagtaaggccatgccccgagcctcttccagctggtccagtgagtcttctcggttggttcgattgctttggtcgtcgtacgccctcgtcctcggggaaccgtattctaagtctgtgggcaagatggcctcgaccccatagactagaaagaacggtgtgaagcctgtggtagagctccttcccgtcacccagcaagacgaatgacttggcgcgccgcgccagtcgccgagcctcggcttggtcgaggggtagctctcctcggtggagatattgcaggtacggggtctgccagtttcgattaggcgtgaccccattctgctcttcctcgatgcgcagtgcctcaccctcgggggctgagggtgcctcgggctgggccgagggcgcctcgggcagggccgagaccttctcgggctcgggcttcctaacggttgcacattttgcctggAGTGATGACCGTCTGTTACTTTCTGTTTTCTGTGTTATGGCTAATAATGGATGGACTGTAATGACTATTAGTTTCTGATCCTAATGGTGACCATTACTGTCTGTTCCCCTCCCTCTGCGCGTGTACAAATACGGAAGAGACGGAGGAGGTGAAGCTGCTTCTGGTcacatgtgaaagggaattaggcttacacctatttcctaaatgattttggtggttgaattgcccaacacaaataattggactaactagtttgctctagtgtataagttatacagatgccaaaggttcacacttagccaataaaaagaccaagaattgggttcaacaaagagagcaagggtcaaccgaaggcagccctggtctggcgcaccggactgtccggtgtgccaccggacagtgtccggtgcaccaggggacttcacgctgaactcctcaccttcgggaaaatccagaggcgctccgctataattcaccggactgtccggtgtacaccagacagtgtccggtgccccaggggagagcgactctggaactcatcagcttcgggaattcgctccgc
It contains:
- the LOC103631786 gene encoding Os03g0176600-like protein produces the protein MSSSPLPTTSGGAHIFPSPPRPRHRRCSQVIVAAAAPPRSYGVGRRAVSLAGVAAWLATTVGRADAASPFDKYVKRKKLEPLETYVPAVLLTIDQFVDLEKSLEFEKPRYDESRSLLRSGPASSLRVNIRAVAQYASSNGQGKAASDAVDECLRALEDLDSLLLHASRNDPSASVETMRSKISVALAALDNLLQTVPSAVLDKGKAIADAYRTPVDDYVEG